From Cellulosimicrobium cellulans, the proteins below share one genomic window:
- a CDS encoding PRC-barrel domain containing protein, giving the protein MILGDLLDARVVGPDGEDLGFLVDVRLALDRLPDDAPSDGDPDDAHPEDRALSASVRRRDRVGRARVVGVLVSPRTGASFLGYERTGVTAPWPVPQLVRHRHRGTFLVPWDDVASVGRGEVRLAPGYRQDDAALP; this is encoded by the coding sequence GTGATCCTCGGCGACCTGCTCGACGCGCGCGTCGTCGGGCCCGACGGCGAGGACCTCGGCTTCCTCGTGGACGTCCGGCTCGCGCTCGACAGGCTGCCCGACGACGCCCCGTCCGACGGCGACCCCGACGACGCGCACCCCGAGGACCGGGCGCTGAGCGCGAGCGTCCGGCGGCGGGACCGTGTCGGTCGGGCGCGCGTCGTCGGGGTCCTCGTGAGCCCGCGGACGGGCGCGTCGTTCCTCGGGTACGAGCGCACGGGCGTCACCGCGCCGTGGCCGGTCCCGCAGCTCGTCCGCCACCGGCACCGCGGCACGTTCCTCGTGCCGTGGGACGACGTCGCCTCCGTCGGGCGCGGCGAGGTCCGCCTCGCGCCCGGGTACAGGCAGGACGACGCCGCACTGCCCTGA
- a CDS encoding universal stress protein codes for MRARPVPQPALDRMVPFAGHPVVVGVVPGGDPLVVRTAAAWAVAAGSRVVAAYADTSRHVVEEHPDGSVTHAPLDPDSADDSWQGVEARLRAEVGEGVQGLPGDGAVEWDLRYLAGRPDRALTHLARAVDAAVIVVGTRAPGSTAHLRELVEGSVAAHLAHHQHRPVLTVPLAVVDWKELRTPWER; via the coding sequence ATGAGAGCCAGACCCGTGCCGCAGCCCGCGCTCGACCGCATGGTCCCGTTCGCCGGGCACCCCGTGGTCGTGGGCGTCGTGCCGGGCGGCGACCCGCTGGTCGTCCGGACGGCCGCGGCCTGGGCGGTGGCTGCCGGGTCCCGCGTCGTCGCCGCGTACGCCGACACCTCCCGCCACGTGGTCGAGGAGCACCCCGACGGCTCGGTGACGCACGCGCCGCTCGACCCGGACTCCGCCGACGACTCCTGGCAGGGCGTCGAGGCGCGGTTGCGGGCCGAGGTGGGGGAGGGGGTGCAGGGCCTCCCGGGCGACGGCGCGGTGGAGTGGGACCTGCGCTACCTCGCGGGCCGCCCCGACCGCGCGCTGACGCACCTCGCGCGGGCGGTCGACGCCGCGGTGATCGTCGTGGGGACGCGTGCCCCCGGGTCGACGGCGCACCTGCGCGAGCTCGTCGAGGGGTCCGTCGCGGCGCACCTCGCCCACCACCAGCACCGGCCGGTGCTCACGGTCCCGCTCGCGGTCGTGGACTGGAAGGAGCTCCGCACGCCGTGGGAGAGGTGA
- a CDS encoding ArsR/SmtB family transcription factor, giving the protein MSAPATELAPVFSALADDTRWRILQELGSADLSASALAERLPVSRQAIAKHLAVLAEVGLVESVRVGREVRYRAVGARLEETARALEAIGAAWDRRLAAIKRIAES; this is encoded by the coding sequence GTGAGCGCACCCGCCACGGAGCTCGCGCCCGTGTTCTCGGCCCTCGCGGACGACACCCGGTGGCGGATCCTGCAGGAGCTCGGCAGCGCGGACCTCTCGGCGTCCGCGCTCGCCGAGCGCCTGCCGGTGAGCCGCCAGGCCATCGCGAAGCACCTCGCCGTGCTCGCGGAGGTCGGGCTCGTCGAGTCCGTGCGGGTGGGCCGCGAGGTCCGCTACCGCGCGGTCGGCGCCCGGCTGGAGGAGACCGCCCGCGCGCTCGAGGCCATCGGCGCGGCCTGGGACCGCCGGCTCGCGGCGATCAAGCGCATCGCGGAGTCCTAG
- a CDS encoding FluC/FEX family fluoride channel, with amino-acid sequence MRRRTPLLALAGLVALGGAVGTTARALLEQAFAPGPGSWPWTTFWINLVGSSVLGALLETLLRSGPDAGWRRGVRLGCGTGVLGGFTTYSTFVVEAERLASGGHAALGAAYALGSVALGVAAAVGGVALAAAVRRRLVARGGGAR; translated from the coding sequence GTGAGACGACGGACCCCGCTCCTCGCGCTCGCGGGCCTCGTCGCGCTGGGCGGAGCCGTCGGCACGACGGCGCGCGCGCTCCTCGAGCAGGCGTTCGCCCCCGGGCCCGGGTCGTGGCCGTGGACGACGTTCTGGATCAACCTCGTGGGGTCGTCCGTGCTCGGCGCGCTCCTCGAGACGCTGCTGCGCTCGGGGCCGGACGCCGGCTGGCGGCGGGGCGTCCGGCTCGGCTGCGGGACGGGCGTGCTGGGCGGGTTCACGACGTACTCGACGTTCGTCGTCGAGGCCGAGCGGCTCGCGAGCGGGGGGCACGCCGCCCTCGGCGCCGCGTACGCGCTGGGGAGCGTGGCGCTCGGCGTCGCGGCAGCGGTGGGCGGGGTCGCGCTCGCCGCGGCGGTCCGACGCCGCCTCGTCGCCCGGGGCGGTGGGGCGCGGTGA
- a CDS encoding flavodoxin family protein has translation MKALFVSCTLKKSPEPSNTEALGRVVAEALQDRGVEVEHVRLVDLDVLPGVVTDAGEGDEWPRVHERLTPTWLGRPSSVAQRMLERMDAMLSEEGPDGTPVAYNRVAGVVVTGNEDGAHHVISEVSGALGDIGYTIPGQAWTYWNQGPGPGPDYVQTGHGHEWARETGRLMAHNLHAVATALEAHPVPAPGS, from the coding sequence ATGAAGGCGCTGTTCGTGAGCTGCACGCTCAAGAAGTCCCCGGAACCGTCCAACACCGAGGCGCTCGGGCGGGTGGTCGCCGAGGCGCTGCAGGACCGCGGCGTCGAGGTCGAGCACGTCCGGCTCGTCGACCTCGACGTCCTGCCGGGCGTCGTCACCGACGCCGGCGAGGGCGACGAGTGGCCGCGCGTGCACGAGCGGCTCACGCCGACGTGGCTCGGCCGCCCGTCGTCGGTCGCCCAGCGCATGCTCGAGCGCATGGACGCGATGCTCTCCGAGGAAGGTCCCGACGGCACGCCGGTCGCCTACAACCGGGTGGCGGGCGTCGTGGTGACGGGCAACGAGGACGGCGCGCACCACGTCATCTCGGAGGTCAGCGGTGCGCTCGGCGACATCGGGTACACGATCCCCGGCCAGGCCTGGACCTACTGGAACCAGGGCCCCGGCCCCGGCCCGGACTACGTGCAGACCGGCCACGGCCACGAGTGGGCCCGGGAGACGGGCCGCCTCATGGCGCACAACCTGCACGCCGTCGCGACGGCGCTCGAGGCGCACCCGGTCCCGGCCCCCGGCTCCTGA
- a CDS encoding SRPBCC domain-containing protein, with protein sequence MTSINEPAVVDTEAYTVSRTVTIEATPERVWAALTQEDLISGWFGQRTELRDLRVGGEGVFSWPDVPDVQVRIEEYDPTTTFAFRWGTPVGQVMDETSSTVARFTLEPQGSSTVLRVVETGFDLVTDTAERIESHQQGWTSELDELVALLEGALAVDGGRA encoded by the coding sequence ATGACCAGCATCAACGAGCCGGCCGTCGTCGACACCGAGGCGTACACCGTCTCCCGCACCGTGACGATCGAGGCCACGCCCGAGCGCGTCTGGGCGGCGCTCACGCAGGAGGACCTCATCAGCGGCTGGTTCGGCCAGCGGACCGAGCTGCGCGACCTGCGCGTCGGCGGCGAGGGCGTGTTCAGCTGGCCCGACGTCCCCGACGTCCAGGTGCGGATCGAGGAGTACGACCCCACGACGACGTTCGCGTTCCGCTGGGGGACCCCGGTCGGGCAGGTCATGGACGAGACCAGCTCGACCGTCGCGCGCTTCACGCTCGAGCCGCAGGGGTCGTCGACCGTCCTGCGCGTCGTCGAGACCGGGTTCGACCTCGTCACGGACACCGCAGAGCGGATCGAGAGCCACCAGCAGGGCTGGACGAGCGAGCTCGACGAGCTCGTCGCGCTCCTCGAGGGGGCGCTCGCGGTCGACGGAGGTCGCGCGTGA
- a CDS encoding fluoride efflux transporter FluC has protein sequence MTGVPELVLVAVAGGLGAASRFLLDTLVARHNRWSTPLGTVVVNVTACFLLGLLTGWGGTHPGHGDVAAVLGVGFLGGYSTFSTASVEGARLLLAGRGVVALVHALGMLVVCLAAAVAGIALGGV, from the coding sequence GTGACGGGTGTCCCGGAGCTGGTGCTCGTCGCCGTCGCGGGCGGGCTCGGCGCGGCGTCCCGGTTCCTGCTCGACACCCTCGTGGCGCGGCACAACCGCTGGTCGACGCCGCTGGGGACGGTCGTCGTGAACGTCACCGCGTGCTTCCTGCTGGGGCTGCTCACGGGCTGGGGCGGGACGCACCCGGGGCACGGCGACGTCGCGGCGGTGCTCGGGGTCGGGTTCCTGGGCGGCTACTCGACGTTCTCGACGGCGTCGGTCGAGGGCGCACGCCTCCTGCTCGCGGGCCGCGGCGTCGTCGCGCTGGTGCACGCGCTCGGGATGCTCGTCGTGTGCCTCGCGGCGGCGGTGGCGGGGATCGCGCTCGGGGGAGTGTGA
- a CDS encoding response regulator, protein MIRVVVVDDEALLRAGVVRLIATAPDLEVVGEGGDGARAVELVRELSPDALLLDMQMPVMDGLDALVTVRREHPETAVVVLTSFLSDEYVLPALRAGAVGYLLKDSTPEELHHGIRAAVAGDAILSPAVARHLLAAAGDDVPARRADAQRRLDALAPQEREVVGALADGLSNAEIARRLYLAESTVKAYLAHAMTKLGTVNRTQTAILAHEAGLGAR, encoded by the coding sequence ATGATCCGCGTGGTCGTCGTGGACGACGAGGCGCTCCTGCGCGCCGGCGTGGTCCGCCTGATCGCGACGGCGCCCGATCTCGAGGTCGTCGGCGAGGGCGGCGACGGCGCCCGAGCGGTCGAGCTGGTCCGCGAGCTGTCCCCCGACGCCCTCCTGCTCGACATGCAGATGCCCGTCATGGACGGGCTGGACGCGCTCGTGACGGTCCGGCGCGAGCACCCCGAGACCGCGGTCGTCGTGCTGACGAGCTTCCTCAGCGACGAGTACGTGCTGCCGGCCCTGCGAGCGGGCGCGGTCGGCTACCTGCTCAAGGACTCGACCCCGGAGGAGCTGCACCACGGCATCCGGGCCGCGGTCGCGGGCGACGCGATCCTCTCCCCCGCCGTCGCGCGGCACCTGCTCGCCGCCGCGGGCGACGACGTGCCCGCCCGGCGCGCCGACGCGCAGCGCCGCCTCGACGCGCTCGCACCGCAGGAGCGAGAGGTGGTGGGGGCGCTCGCGGACGGGCTCTCCAACGCCGAGATCGCCCGACGGCTGTACCTCGCGGAGTCGACGGTCAAGGCCTACCTGGCGCACGCCATGACGAAGCTGGGCACCGTGAACCGCACGCAGACCGCGATCCTCGCGCACGAGGCGGGCCTCGGCGCACGGTGA
- a CDS encoding NRAMP family divalent metal transporter produces MKQLLGVALGILTAIGGFVDIGDLVTNAVVGSRFGLSLVWVVVVGVVGICLFASMSGRVAAVSGRATFEIIRERLGPRAAGANLAASFAINLLTLTAEVGGIALALHLASSVEPRLWIPVAALAVWLVLWRVKFQVMENVAGLLGLLLVGFGVALFLLGPDWGELLRQAVPPSPPATEHVATYWYYAVALFGAAMTPYEVFFFSSGAVEEGWTAKDLAQNRVNVLVGFPLGGLLSVAIAACAAVVLLSAGIEVSSLSQIVLPVAEAGGTLLLAVVIVGIVAATFGAALETALSSGYTLAQHLGWSWGKFRRPARAARFHVTMVVALLLAVAILMTSVDPVAVTEMSVVFSAVALPLTYVPILLVANDPEYMGEHVNGRATNALGMVYLVIVVVAAVAAIPLMIATGAGS; encoded by the coding sequence GTGAAGCAGCTCCTCGGCGTCGCGCTCGGCATCCTCACGGCGATCGGCGGCTTCGTCGACATCGGGGACCTGGTGACGAACGCCGTCGTCGGGTCGCGCTTCGGGCTGTCGCTGGTGTGGGTCGTGGTCGTCGGCGTCGTCGGCATCTGCCTGTTCGCGTCGATGTCCGGGCGCGTGGCGGCCGTGAGCGGGCGCGCGACGTTCGAGATCATCCGCGAGCGCCTCGGCCCCCGCGCGGCGGGCGCGAACCTCGCGGCGTCGTTCGCGATCAACCTGCTCACGCTCACGGCGGAGGTGGGCGGCATCGCGCTCGCGCTGCACCTCGCGAGCAGCGTCGAGCCGCGACTGTGGATCCCGGTGGCGGCGCTCGCCGTCTGGCTCGTGCTGTGGCGCGTGAAGTTCCAGGTCATGGAGAACGTCGCGGGACTGCTCGGGCTGCTGCTCGTGGGGTTCGGGGTCGCGCTCTTCCTGCTGGGCCCGGACTGGGGCGAGCTGCTGCGCCAGGCCGTGCCGCCGTCGCCGCCCGCGACGGAGCACGTCGCGACGTACTGGTACTACGCGGTCGCGCTGTTCGGCGCCGCGATGACGCCGTACGAGGTGTTCTTCTTCTCGTCGGGCGCCGTCGAGGAGGGGTGGACCGCGAAGGACCTCGCGCAGAACCGGGTCAACGTGCTCGTCGGGTTCCCGCTCGGCGGGCTGCTGTCCGTCGCGATCGCCGCGTGCGCGGCGGTGGTGCTGCTGTCGGCGGGGATCGAGGTGTCGTCGCTGTCGCAGATCGTGCTGCCCGTGGCGGAGGCCGGCGGGACCCTGCTGCTCGCGGTCGTGATCGTCGGGATCGTCGCGGCGACGTTCGGCGCCGCGCTCGAGACCGCGCTGTCGAGCGGCTACACGCTTGCGCAGCACCTCGGCTGGTCGTGGGGCAAGTTCCGCCGCCCGGCGCGCGCCGCGCGCTTCCACGTGACGATGGTGGTCGCGCTCCTGCTGGCCGTCGCGATCCTCATGACGAGCGTCGACCCGGTCGCCGTCACCGAGATGTCGGTCGTGTTCTCGGCCGTCGCGCTGCCCCTCACGTACGTGCCGATCCTCCTCGTCGCGAACGACCCGGAGTACATGGGCGAGCACGTCAACGGGCGCGCGACCAACGCGCTGGGCATGGTGTACCTGGTGATCGTGGTCGTCGCGGCCGTCGCGGCGATACCCCTGATGATCGCGACGGGAGCGGGGTCATGA